One region of Zerene cesonia ecotype Mississippi chromosome 15, Zerene_cesonia_1.1, whole genome shotgun sequence genomic DNA includes:
- the LOC119832573 gene encoding L-sorbose 1-dehydrogenase-like produces the protein MQCSHDVTATVGAAPQIFATAFNFFAASQCFSYPDFKDDVVENDLMFDFIVVGGGSAGSVVANRLSEVKHWKILLLEAGPAPPIESSIPNLDVTLMESNYDWNYHTEHIARSECGGSKRKIPWPRGKMLGGCSSMNGMVYIRGRPDDFQKWVDAGNPSWNWRNVSKYFRKAESLQSKRLLNDPLSNEIYGSHGPLIIDNYNSTYRKYTNCVLNAFDEMGLHRVHDINTVGYVRGKGYAGIYTATVSRGRRQSTFESYLKPVRGRENLKIITNALVNRILINDSLVAYGVEVEVNGKILTYLASKEVIVSTGTINTPKLLMLSGIGPQKHLRSKGILCRRDLPVGQNLQDHNMIPIIIYGDEPGIQDEAEKRFEEIKYLIDGSGYLGQVSFSDITAFFSRYDNVSMPEFQSHFVLLYKNSTQNSNRRFMSFSQSVKQSIIEFNSEKAMYIFTVHLLHPYSKGSIYLNTSHPNYDPIIDTNYFGDARDLKATIDGIHMLTKIVNTQYFRSINAFVHKINLPECDEFEFQSDQYWKCYANSMLLTLYHPVGTAKMGPNPSDSVVDNYLKVHGVQGLRVIDASVMPTLTSGNTNGPTIMIGEMGADMIKADYNKEISC, from the exons ATGCAATG tTCACATGACGTAACTGCAACGGTAGGAGCAGCGCCGCAAATATTTGCTACCGCGTTCAACTTCTTTGCAGCTTCTCAATGTTTTTCCTATCCCGATTTTAAAGATGATGTTGTGGAGA atGATCTCATGTTTGACTTCATAGTAGTGGGAGGCGGATCAGCGGGTAGCGTAGTGGCAAATCGATTGAGTGAAGTGAAACATTGGAAAATTCTACTGCTCGAAGCGGGACCTGCGCCACCTATTGAATCAAGc ATACCAAATTTGGATGTGACCCTTATGGAATCAAATTATGATTGGAACTATCATACGGAGCATATCGCTAGATCTGAATGTGGCGgttcaaaaagaaaaatacccTGGCCTCGAGGGAAAATGCTTGGAGGTTGCAGTTCAATGAATGGAATGGTTTACATAAGAGGGAGACCAGATGATTTTCAAAAATGGGTCGATGCTGGAAATCCTAGTTGGAACTGGAGAAACGTTTCGAAATACTTCAGGAAAGCTGAAAGTTTACAGTCGAAGAGGCTATTGAATGACCCTTTGTCGAATGAAATATATGGTAGTCACGGTCCTcttataattgataattataatagcacCTATAGGAAATATACAAACTGTGTATTAAATGCATTCGATGAGATGGGATTACATAGAGTTCACGACATAAATACAGTAGGGTAtgtaaggggtaaaggatatGCTGGAATATACACTGCAACTGTCTCAAGGGGTCGTAGACAAAGCACCTTCGAATCTTATTTAAAACCCGTAAGGGGCAGGGAAAACTTGAAAATCATCACAAATGCGTTGGTAAATAGGATATTGATTAATGATAGTTTAGTGGCATACGGTGTAGAAGTAGAAGTAAATGGGAAAATTCTTACATATTTAGCATCAAAAGAAGTAATTGTCAGTACTGGTACGATAAACACTCCAAAATTGCTAATGCTATCTGGAATAGGCCCTCAGAAACATTTAAGGTCGAAAGGGATTCTATGCAGGAGAGATTTACCAGTTGGACAAAATTTACAGGATCATAATATGAttcctattataatatacggtGATGAGCCTGGCATACAGGATGAAGCAGAAAAACgttttgaagaaataaaatatcttattgaTGGAAGCGGTTATTTGGGACAAGTCAGTTTCTCTGATATAACGGCATTCTTTTCTCGGTATGATAACGTATCAATGCCTGAATTTCAGAGCCATTTTGTTTTGCTTTATAAAAACTCGACGCAAAATTCAAACAGGCGTTTTATGTCATTCAGTCAATCTGTAAAACAATcaataatagaatttaattcGGAAAAAGCTATGTACATATTTACGGTGCACTTGTTACATCCATACTCGAAGGGatcaatttatctaaatacCAGTCACCCCAACTATGATCCTATTAtagatacaaattattttggtGACGCAAGAGATCTGAAAGCTACTATAGATGGTATTCACATGTTGACAAAGATTGTTAATACGCAATATTTCAGATCGATAAACGCGTttgtacacaaaataaatctacCAGAGTGTGAcgaatttgaatttcaaagTGATCAGTATTGGAAATGCTACGCTAATAGTATGTTATTAACTTTGTACCATCCTGTGGGGACTGCAAAAATGGGACCTAATCCCTCTGATTCAGTTGTTGATAATTACCTTAAAGTGCATGGTGTACAAGGTTTGCGTGTAATAGACGCTAGTGTGATGCCCACTTTAACTAGTGGAAACACAAATGGTCCAACTATTATGATAGGCGAAATGGGAGCGGATATGATTAAAGCAGactataataaagaaatcagTTGTTAG